In a single window of the BD1-7 clade bacterium genome:
- the opuE gene encoding Osmoregulated proline transporter OpuE has protein sequence MPEFVSAVWITFFFYLLVMVAIGYVAYQRNTDAGDYFLGGRQLGPWPAALSAGASDMSGWLLLGLPGYAYASGVESFWLALGLFLGTWANWRFMAARLRVFTESIHDAITIPEYLRYRFSDTSGGLQVLSACFILLFFLFYTSSGLVAGGKLFETVFGLDYPIAVVVGTLCIVSYTFFGGFLAVSWTDLVQGLLMAVALMIVPLTVMTMHNVPVFHEVRQINPSLMNMFTDNTGKPLGVMAIVSLLAWGLGYFGQPHILARFAAIRSVKDIGFARRIAVSWTGISMLGALAVGFTGLVFTHHFLSGSLEDAETIFMVLVNQLFHPVVAGVLLAAILAAIMSTADSQLLVSSSALAEDLYKPLIRPDASEKEVMRIGQLGVVVIALLAMWLALDEGSSVLSLVAYAWAGFGAAFGPVLLASVYWRGMSRAGAFSGILMGGVTVVVWKSLDGGVFDLYEILPGVAMAVFGIIAGSKLKPDNSSEIFDMARAQLPKN, from the coding sequence ATGCCAGAATTTGTCAGTGCAGTCTGGATTACCTTTTTCTTCTATTTATTGGTCATGGTGGCGATCGGCTACGTCGCCTATCAGCGAAATACGGATGCCGGTGACTATTTTCTTGGCGGCCGTCAGTTAGGGCCCTGGCCCGCTGCGTTGTCAGCAGGGGCGTCTGATATGAGCGGCTGGTTGCTGCTTGGGTTGCCTGGGTATGCTTATGCATCTGGTGTTGAATCATTTTGGTTGGCGCTGGGCCTGTTTCTCGGTACTTGGGCAAACTGGCGATTTATGGCTGCACGACTTCGAGTCTTTACCGAATCGATTCACGATGCCATCACGATTCCTGAATACTTACGTTATCGGTTTAGTGATACTTCTGGCGGTTTGCAGGTGCTTTCTGCCTGCTTTATCTTGTTGTTCTTCCTGTTTTATACCAGCTCTGGCCTCGTTGCGGGCGGTAAACTATTTGAAACGGTGTTTGGCCTCGATTATCCGATAGCCGTTGTGGTTGGCACCTTGTGTATTGTTTCGTACACGTTTTTTGGTGGATTCTTAGCAGTATCATGGACCGACCTCGTGCAAGGTCTTTTGATGGCAGTCGCCTTAATGATTGTGCCGTTGACGGTTATGACAATGCATAACGTGCCGGTTTTTCATGAAGTGCGTCAGATCAATCCATCACTGATGAATATGTTTACCGATAACACGGGCAAGCCGCTTGGGGTAATGGCCATCGTGTCTCTATTAGCTTGGGGGCTCGGGTATTTCGGTCAGCCGCATATTCTGGCGCGTTTTGCTGCAATTCGATCAGTGAAAGATATTGGTTTTGCGCGGCGAATTGCTGTTAGCTGGACGGGTATCTCCATGCTCGGTGCGTTGGCTGTCGGCTTTACCGGTCTTGTCTTTACCCATCACTTTCTATCCGGATCTTTGGAGGATGCCGAAACTATCTTCATGGTGTTGGTCAATCAGTTGTTCCACCCGGTTGTCGCAGGTGTTCTGTTAGCCGCAATTCTCGCAGCCATTATGAGTACCGCCGATTCTCAGTTGCTGGTGAGTTCGTCTGCGTTAGCTGAAGATCTTTACAAGCCGCTGATTCGTCCTGATGCGTCAGAGAAAGAGGTTATGCGTATTGGCCAGCTCGGCGTAGTAGTGATTGCGTTGTTGGCGATGTGGCTAGCGCTGGATGAAGGGTCGTCGGTGTTGAGTTTGGTCGCCTATGCATGGGCAGGCTTTGGTGCGGCTTTCGGGCCGGTGCTTTTGGCCAGTGTGTACTGGCGCGGAATGTCTCGTGCGGGAGCATTTAGCGGTATTCTGATGGGCGGCGTAACGGTTGTTGTTTGGAAGTCGTTGGACGGCGGTGTGTTTGATCTCTATGAAATTCTGCCCGGCGTAGCTATGGCGGTATTCGGGATCATTGCTGGGTCGAAGCTCAAGCCTGATAACAGTTCAGAGATCTTCGATATGGCCAGAGCGCAGTTGCCTAAAAATTAG
- the radD gene encoding Putative DNA repair helicase RadD gives MCITPFTLRDYQQEAVTATIKHFRQSNESAVIVLPTGAGKSLVIAELARLARKRILVLTHVKELVEQNHHKYQTYGLTAGIFSAGLGQKENRHQVTFASIQSVARNLDAFNHDYSLVIIDECHRVPAQQENRVTEPSVEANAEPNTNNNNDSETNPQGQYHQVIAHLTQHNPALKLLGLTATPYRLGSGWIYQYHCHGMVRGDHNAPFRHCIYELPLRYLIKKSYLTPPQMLDPAVEHYDFSGLISGATGNYREADLNNLLQKQTRATQSIIAHLQTLADDRQGIMVFAATVKHAEEIMGYLNDQPAALVTGSTPGNERDAIISAFKAKEFRYLVNVSVLTTGFDAPHVDVIAILRPTQSVSLYQQIIGRGLRLAPDKEDCLVIDYAGNGFDLFYPEVGGPKPAPDTEPVLVTCPICSFGNTFWGRTDEDGQLLEHFGRKCQGYETDPQGIPVACDFRFRFKECPQCMGENDIAAKYCRHCETALIDPDDKLRQALNLKNAVVIRCAGMTLSETQQRLKITYHDEDGMTLTETFDFTKSAARYAFKQQFSRRTVSGTHAVCENLEQVLASATDFKAPDFVIARQTGHYLTIRDKIFDYQGNYRKANTLS, from the coding sequence ATGTGTATAACCCCCTTTACCCTGCGTGACTACCAGCAAGAAGCTGTCACGGCCACGATTAAACACTTCCGCCAGAGCAACGAATCGGCCGTCATCGTATTGCCAACTGGCGCCGGTAAAAGCCTAGTTATTGCCGAATTAGCGCGCTTGGCACGTAAACGCATTTTGGTTCTCACGCATGTTAAAGAGTTGGTTGAGCAGAATCATCACAAATACCAAACATACGGGCTAACCGCGGGTATCTTCTCGGCAGGGTTAGGACAAAAAGAGAACCGCCACCAAGTCACCTTTGCCAGCATCCAATCCGTTGCTCGAAACCTCGACGCATTTAATCATGATTACTCTCTGGTTATCATTGATGAGTGTCATCGCGTACCTGCACAGCAAGAAAATCGCGTCACAGAGCCTTCTGTTGAGGCGAACGCAGAACCCAATACAAACAATAACAACGACTCAGAAACAAACCCACAAGGGCAATACCACCAAGTTATTGCCCACCTGACACAACACAATCCAGCACTAAAGCTGCTAGGCCTTACCGCAACGCCCTACCGGCTCGGCAGCGGTTGGATTTACCAATACCACTGTCATGGCATGGTGCGTGGCGATCACAACGCCCCCTTTCGACACTGCATCTATGAATTGCCTTTACGTTATCTGATCAAAAAATCCTATCTCACTCCGCCCCAAATGCTAGATCCGGCAGTTGAGCATTATGACTTTTCCGGGTTAATCAGCGGTGCAACAGGTAACTACCGCGAAGCCGACCTTAACAACTTACTGCAAAAACAAACACGAGCCACGCAAAGCATCATTGCGCACCTGCAAACACTGGCAGACGACCGTCAAGGCATCATGGTGTTCGCTGCCACCGTAAAACATGCCGAAGAAATTATGGGCTACCTCAACGATCAGCCCGCAGCATTGGTAACGGGATCAACACCTGGCAACGAACGAGATGCCATTATTTCCGCTTTTAAGGCGAAAGAATTTCGGTATCTGGTGAATGTATCCGTGTTAACAACCGGGTTCGATGCCCCCCATGTCGATGTTATTGCTATCTTGCGACCCACCCAGTCAGTGAGCCTCTACCAACAAATCATTGGCCGTGGTCTGCGACTGGCACCGGATAAAGAAGATTGTCTCGTTATTGATTACGCCGGTAATGGCTTTGATCTGTTTTACCCTGAAGTCGGCGGCCCCAAACCTGCTCCGGATACAGAACCCGTGCTGGTCACCTGCCCCATCTGCAGTTTTGGCAACACGTTCTGGGGAAGAACCGACGAAGACGGCCAATTGCTTGAGCATTTTGGGCGGAAATGCCAAGGGTATGAAACCGACCCACAGGGTATTCCGGTTGCATGTGATTTTCGATTTCGCTTTAAGGAATGCCCACAATGCATGGGCGAGAATGACATCGCAGCCAAATATTGCCGCCATTGTGAAACCGCCTTGATTGACCCAGACGACAAACTCCGTCAAGCGCTGAACTTGAAGAACGCGGTTGTGATTCGTTGCGCTGGCATGACACTTTCAGAAACGCAACAACGCCTGAAAATCACCTATCACGACGAAGATGGCATGACCCTGACAGAAACCTTTGATTTCACCAAATCGGCAGCCCGATACGCCTTTAAACAGCAATTTTCACGACGCACAGTGTCAGGCACTCATGCGGTTTGCGAGAATCTAGAGCAAGTGCTGGCCAGCGCGACGGATTTTAAAGCCCCAGACTTTGTCATCGCGCGCCAAACAGGCCATTATCTGACAATCAGAGATAAGATTTTTGATTATCAGGGTAATTATCGCAAAGCCAATACACTAAGTTAA
- the sdcS gene encoding Sodium-dependent dicarboxylate transporter SdcS, translating to MNLPKINTSPVKYWRHILALLAGPSLLAITLLTSPPSGMSQEAWAMSGLALWMAAWWMTEVIPIPVTALLPIVVAPVLGLASIAQVTAPYAHPTIYLFMGGFMLGMAMQRWNLHRRIALSIMRSTGTEPRWQIAGFMLATAFLSMWVSNTATAVMMLPIGLSVASMMQKHNPDSDYDAFTRALLLAIAYSASIGGLATIIGTPPNALFVAFMQETYAINISFAQWMAVGLPISLTLLVAAWFWLTRFQIQPSVKGSASTQTLIEDELAKLGVMSRGEKTVALIFIVTAAGWMLRPLLNNVIPGLTDPGIAIAASISLFIIPVNAATKTYVLSWEKAAELPWGVLLLFGGGLSLAAMIKFTGLAQWIAASLSIVEGLPVILIVGFIVVVIVFLTELTSNTATAAGFLPLLGALAITLEVDPVIIAAPAAIAASCAFMMPVATPPNAVVFGSGKLSIADMVKAGFVLNLFASLIVTILGYWIVRAVLT from the coding sequence ATGAATTTACCCAAAATCAACACCTCGCCAGTTAAGTATTGGCGACACATTCTCGCGTTACTGGCAGGCCCCTCGCTATTGGCAATCACATTGCTGACATCCCCGCCATCAGGGATGTCACAAGAAGCCTGGGCAATGTCCGGGCTTGCCCTATGGATGGCCGCCTGGTGGATGACCGAGGTCATTCCGATCCCCGTTACAGCACTCTTACCCATTGTCGTTGCGCCCGTACTCGGTCTTGCATCGATCGCTCAAGTTACTGCACCCTATGCACATCCAACCATCTACTTGTTTATGGGCGGATTTATGTTGGGCATGGCGATGCAGCGCTGGAACCTGCATCGCCGGATCGCNCTGAGCATCATGCGCTCAACCGGAACCGAACCGCGCTGGCAAATTGCCGGGTTTATGTTGGCTACGGCATTCCTCAGCATGTGGGTTTCCAACACTGCAACCGCGGTAATGATGCTCCCGATTGGTTTGTCAGTGGCGAGCATGATGCAAAAACACAATCCCGATAGTGACTACGATGCATTTACCCGCGCTTTACTGCTTGCCATCGCATACAGCGCCAGTATCGGCGGCTTGGCAACCATCATAGGCACGCCCCCAAATGCGCTGTTTGTTGCCTTCATGCAGGAAACCTACGCCATCAACATTAGCTTTGCGCAATGGATGGCTGTCGGCCTGCCTATCAGCCTTACTCTGCTCGTTGCAGCCTGGTTCTGGTTAACACGTTTTCAGATTCAGCCTAGTGTAAAAGGCTCGGCAAGTACTCAAACACTCATTGAAGATGAATTGGCAAAACTCGGCGTTATGTCGCGGGGTGAGAAAACCGTTGCTTTGATATTTATCGTCACCGCAGCGGGTTGGATGCTCAGACCACTGCTCAACAATGTCATTCCTGGGCTCACCGATCCAGGCATCGCCATCGCAGCAAGCATTAGCCTGTTTATTATTCCGGTCAATGCTGCGACAAAAACCTATGTTCTGAGCTGGGAGAAAGCTGCCGAGCTTCCTTGGGGCGTTCTGCTGTTATTTGGCGGCGGGCTCAGCCTCGCTGCAATGATCAAATTTACCGGGTTGGCACAATGGATTGCAGCCTCACTGAGCATTGTCGAAGGTTTACCGGTTATTCTTATCGTCGGGTTTATCGTGGTCGTTATTGTATTTTTGACCGAGCTTACTTCGAATACAGCAACTGCCGCCGGCTTTTTACCGTTACTCGGCGCTTTGGCCATCACACTGGAGGTAGATCCGGTCATCATTGCTGCACCGGCCGCCATCGCCGCCAGCTGCGCATTTATGATGCCTGTAGCAACGCCACCCAATGCAGTGGTTTTCGGATCCGGTAAGTTATCGATCGCAGATATGGTAAAAGCAGGCTTCGTTCTAAACCTTTTTGCTTCTCTGATTGTCACAATCTTAGGGTACTGGATAGTTCGCGCAGTATTGACCTAA
- the kshA_2 gene encoding 3-ketosteroid-9-alpha-monooxygenase, oxygenase component yields MSEIIATSVQDVRFPRGWIPIGYTIPWITPPPAADTAEAQAAQRKMQNAYGAAVENVFAVLQAGGEGLAEAIEGANEKQDNILAAMHFEPEQKNPTFPADEKGPWEVNVAGKSLVLWRDSDDNLQCIDNYCRHMGAKLSIGEIKGDSIQCPFHHWSWNGEGDCTDIAYCDKIPPRAKTDKFPIVERNGMVFLWHCPEGSEPAWEIPVMEEFENSEWTNWTVTTEIIDTHWKELIDNISDRAHFGPVHDAPCSHFENVFEDHTALQINHCNSTTLGMLYSNATYYGPCYQITEWKGELPDNLAYEDGELILSRIQQPVKVAEGTIQDGYNFPVLDTDFNAFAGITEEDGKLITPMGDELTHKGKKVVKVPGPVHNVRMLNAHMPIDLKQLGADNDSFRLFTGVMIKKLDGIPDEDSEAISAAYAHASMNAFFQDVWIWKNKRFEPNPVLCAGDGPINKLRKNWYTQFYTEAAKKSADVA; encoded by the coding sequence ATGAGTGAGATAATCGCCACATCTGTTCAGGATGTTCGTTTTCCAAGAGGCTGGATCCCGATCGGTTATACAATACCGTGGATAACCCCACCACCAGCTGCTGATACTGCAGAGGCACAAGCAGCACAGCGCAAAATGCAAAACGCTTATGGAGCTGCAGTCGAAAACGTATTTGCTGTTCTGCAAGCCGGTGGCGAGGGTCTAGCTGAGGCCATTGAGGGCGCCAACGAAAAGCAGGATAACATTCTTGCTGCGATGCACTTTGAGCCAGAACAAAAAAACCCCACTTTCCCGGCTGACGAAAAAGGCCCATGGGAAGTGAATGTCGCCGGTAAAAGCCTGGTGCTTTGGCGCGATAGCGACGACAACCTGCAATGCATCGATAACTACTGCCGTCACATGGGCGCGAAGCTGTCTATCGGTGAGATTAAAGGCGACAGCATTCAGTGCCCATTCCACCATTGGTCGTGGAACGGTGAAGGCGATTGCACCGATATCGCTTATTGCGACAAAATTCCACCACGCGCCAAAACTGACAAATTCCCGATCGTTGAACGCAACGGCATGGTTTTCCTTTGGCACTGCCCTGAAGGTTCTGAGCCAGCGTGGGAAATTCCGGTTATGGAAGAATTCGAAAACAGTGAATGGACTAACTGGACAGTTACCACCGAGATTATCGATACCCACTGGAAAGAACTCATCGACAACATCTCTGACCGCGCCCACTTCGGCCCGGTACATGATGCGCCTTGCTCGCATTTTGAAAATGTCTTTGAAGACCATACAGCCTTGCAGATCAACCACTGCAACTCAACGACTCTGGGTATGTTGTATTCCAACGCGACCTACTATGGCCCTTGCTACCAGATCACTGAATGGAAAGGTGAACTACCAGACAACCTAGCTTACGAAGATGGCGAGCTGATTCTAAGCCGCATCCAACAACCAGTTAAAGTTGCTGAAGGCACGATCCAGGATGGTTACAACTTCCCGGTTCTGGATACCGACTTCAACGCGTTTGCGGGCATTACTGAAGAAGACGGTAAGTTGATCACACCAATGGGTGATGAGCTGACACACAAAGGCAAAAAAGTCGTTAAAGTTCCTGGCCCTGTCCACAATGTGCGCATGCTCAATGCACATATGCCAATCGACTTGAAGCAATTGGGTGCAGACAACGATAGCTTCCGCTTATTCACCGGCGTGATGATCAAGAAACTGGACGGCATCCCGGACGAAGACAGTGAAGCAATCAGCGCAGCTTATGCTCATGCATCAATGAACGCTTTCTTCCAGGACGTTTGGATCTGGAAAAACAAGCGCTTTGAACCAAATCCGGTTCTATGTGCGGGTGATGGCCCAATCAATAAACTACGCAAAAACTGGTATACCCAGTTCTACACTGAAGCAGCAAAAAAATCTGCTGACGTCGCGTAA
- the ihfA gene encoding Integration host factor subunit alpha: MGALTKAGIADHLYEELGLNKREAKEIVEAFFEEIRLSLESNQQVKISGFGNFDLRDKNERPGRNPKTGEEIPISARRVVTFRPGQKLKARVEENAGTKSQ, from the coding sequence ATGGGTGCTCTTACCAAAGCGGGAATCGCTGACCACTTGTACGAAGAATTAGGCTTGAATAAACGCGAAGCAAAAGAAATTGTTGAAGCGTTTTTCGAAGAAATTCGGCTTTCTTTGGAAAGTAATCAGCAGGTTAAAATTTCCGGATTCGGCAATTTTGATCTGCGTGATAAGAATGAGCGCCCAGGTCGTAACCCGAAAACAGGTGAAGAGATCCCCATTTCTGCCCGGCGCGTTGTGACGTTCCGTCCGGGTCAGAAGCTAAAAGCCAGAGTGGAAGAAAATGCTGGAACCAAGTCACAATGA
- the pheT gene encoding Phenylalanine--tRNA ligase beta subunit, with product MKFSEQWLREWVNPSLTTDELVAQITMAGLEVDAVERAAGEFSGVVVAEIVAIEPHPDADKLRVCQVVCGEDEPVQVVCGAVNAALGLKAPFAKVGAILPGDFKIKKAKLRGMPSFGMLCGASELGMEDEIDGLMELLPDAPVGEDVREYLGLNDALIDVDLTPNRGDCLSILGLSRDVGVLNSVDLTPPAMDSVPAQNDAIFPVEINALEDCPRYVGRVIKGVDISATTPLWMVEKLRRSGIRSIDPVVDVTNYVLLELGQPMHAFDLSALNEKIVVRKAKEQETLTLLDGQEIKLKPDALVIADADKALALAGIMGGEGSGVASSTQDILLESAFFAPEKIAGRARSYGLHTDSSHRFERGVDATQQVRAIERATALLIDIAGGEPGPVNEVTDGTADTLRNVSLKRARLDQVLGLAIDGEQIVDILTRLGLDVAVSAEGWDCVVPSYRFDISIAADLIEEIARIYGYNNLPTRKLTVPVDFKPRQEKRASVMRVKHELMAQGYQEAITYSFVDPKIQQLFDDEVPVPVANPISADMAVMRTSLIPGLVTAMQHNLNRQQPRVRLFETGLQFHQEGDEVVQQQYIAGLIYGPRQVESWANDTGVVDFFDIKGDVEGMLAAARKFDVRFERTTRKALHPGQSAVLMAGEKTLGVIGALHPEVTKKLGVSGSVYVFELSLTELLEGSVPAFKPLSKFPQVRRDIAVVVDNTAEANSIVDIVRQNAGDCLQDCLIFDEYAGKGIEDGKKSLAIGMIFQHTERSLNEDDIQGPVDAVVAALEKELQASLRN from the coding sequence ATGAAATTCAGCGAACAGTGGTTGCGCGAATGGGTTAACCCGTCACTGACAACAGACGAGCTGGTTGCACAGATCACAATGGCCGGCCTAGAAGTGGATGCTGTTGAGCGAGCAGCGGGCGAATTTTCAGGTGTTGTTGTGGCAGAAATCGTCGCCATTGAGCCGCACCCTGATGCCGATAAGTTGCGTGTTTGTCAGGTGGTGTGTGGTGAAGACGAACCCGTTCAGGTTGTCTGTGGCGCTGTAAATGCGGCATTAGGCTTAAAGGCACCGTTTGCTAAAGTGGGTGCCATACTGCCGGGTGATTTCAAGATTAAAAAGGCCAAACTTCGTGGCATGCCGTCGTTTGGTATGTTGTGTGGTGCGTCTGAATTGGGCATGGAAGACGAAATCGACGGTTTGATGGAGCTATTGCCGGATGCCCCTGTGGGTGAAGATGTGCGGGAATATCTTGGGCTTAACGATGCGCTTATTGATGTTGATCTAACACCGAATCGCGGTGATTGCCTGAGCATTCTCGGTTTGAGTCGAGACGTTGGTGTACTGAATAGCGTTGATCTAACGCCGCCGGCAATGGATTCTGTGCCGGCTCAAAATGATGCTATTTTCCCTGTTGAGATCAATGCGTTAGAAGACTGTCCTCGTTACGTTGGTCGTGTAATTAAGGGTGTTGATATTTCGGCGACTACGCCACTGTGGATGGTAGAAAAACTGCGCCGTAGTGGTATTCGTAGCATTGATCCAGTTGTTGATGTTACTAACTATGTGTTGCTTGAGCTGGGTCAGCCCATGCATGCATTTGATCTATCCGCACTGAATGAAAAGATTGTGGTACGTAAAGCTAAAGAACAAGAAACGCTAACATTGCTTGATGGTCAGGAAATTAAATTGAAGCCGGATGCCTTGGTGATTGCGGATGCCGATAAAGCTCTTGCTCTCGCAGGTATTATGGGTGGAGAAGGCTCAGGAGTGGCGTCGTCAACTCAGGATATTCTGCTGGAATCCGCATTTTTTGCACCGGAAAAAATCGCCGGTCGGGCTCGCTCCTATGGCTTGCACACGGATTCTTCCCACCGTTTTGAACGTGGTGTTGATGCAACGCAGCAAGTTCGAGCCATTGAGCGTGCAACAGCGTTATTGATCGATATCGCTGGTGGTGAACCGGGGCCTGTTAATGAGGTAACTGATGGCACAGCAGACACTTTGCGAAATGTCTCCCTGAAACGTGCGCGCTTAGATCAAGTGTTAGGGCTGGCTATTGATGGTGAGCAAATTGTTGATATCTTGACGCGTCTAGGGCTGGATGTGGCCGTCAGCGCAGAAGGTTGGGATTGTGTCGTGCCTTCGTATCGTTTTGATATTTCCATTGCTGCAGATTTGATTGAAGAGATCGCTCGCATCTATGGTTACAATAATTTACCGACCCGAAAATTAACCGTGCCAGTCGATTTCAAGCCACGACAAGAAAAGCGTGCATCCGTGATGCGTGTGAAGCATGAATTGATGGCCCAAGGTTATCAGGAGGCGATTACCTACAGCTTCGTCGACCCGAAGATTCAACAGTTGTTTGATGATGAGGTCCCGGTTCCTGTTGCGAATCCGATTTCTGCAGATATGGCCGTTATGCGTACCAGCCTGATTCCTGGCTTGGTTACTGCAATGCAGCACAACCTGAATCGCCAGCAGCCACGTGTTCGTTTATTTGAAACAGGCCTTCAGTTTCATCAAGAAGGTGATGAGGTTGTTCAGCAGCAATATATCGCCGGTTTGATTTATGGGCCGCGTCAGGTTGAATCGTGGGCAAATGATACGGGCGTCGTCGACTTTTTTGATATTAAAGGCGATGTTGAGGGTATGCTGGCGGCAGCGCGTAAGTTTGATGTGCGCTTTGAGCGAACAACTCGCAAGGCGCTTCACCCAGGTCAATCGGCAGTATTAATGGCTGGCGAAAAAACATTGGGTGTTATTGGAGCTTTACATCCCGAAGTCACCAAAAAGCTAGGGGTTTCTGGCTCAGTTTATGTGTTTGAACTATCTTTGACGGAATTGCTAGAGGGTTCAGTTCCTGCGTTTAAGCCGTTATCGAAGTTCCCGCAGGTTCGACGCGATATTGCGGTAGTGGTTGATAATACAGCAGAAGCGAATAGTATAGTGGATATCGTTCGTCAGAATGCCGGTGATTGTTTACAGGATTGCTTGATATTTGATGAGTACGCAGGAAAAGGTATCGAGGATGGCAAAAAATCGCTCGCTATCGGTATGATATTTCAACACACTGAGCGCAGTTTGAACGAGGATGATATTCAGGGGCCAGTCGATGCAGTTGTCGCAGCGCTTGAGAAAGAACTTCAGGCATCATTAAGGAATTGA
- the pheS gene encoding Phenylalanine--tRNA ligase alpha subunit, with amino-acid sequence MENLDALKRQALEEIQAATDLPALDAVRVSYLGKKGQITGLLKTLGKLPAEERPQAGGLINEVKQEVADRITEARDALQQAEINAKLADETLDITMPGRGQATGGLHPVTKTIERISAFFGDLGFDVVEGPEIEDDYHNFEALNIPSHHPARAMHDTFYISEHTVLRTHTSPVQVRTMESQEPPIRVICPGRVYRCDSDLTHTPMFHQVEGLLIDKDVSFADLKGTVQEFLKVFFEKDLAVRFRPSYFPFTEPSAEVDIQCVMCGGDGCRVCSHTGWLEIMGCGIVHPSVLEHSNIDGEKYTGMAFGIGVERMAMLRYGVNDLRLFFENDLRFLGQFA; translated from the coding sequence ATGGAGAACCTCGACGCACTCAAGCGACAGGCGTTAGAAGAAATTCAGGCTGCGACTGATTTGCCAGCTCTGGACGCTGTGAGAGTTTCATATCTGGGTAAAAAAGGGCAGATTACCGGTCTTTTGAAAACACTCGGTAAATTGCCGGCAGAAGAGCGTCCGCAAGCAGGTGGGCTCATTAATGAAGTGAAGCAAGAAGTTGCTGATCGTATTACTGAGGCTCGTGACGCACTGCAGCAGGCTGAAATCAACGCCAAGCTGGCCGATGAGACCTTGGATATTACGATGCCAGGGCGCGGGCAAGCGACTGGAGGTTTGCATCCGGTAACTAAAACCATAGAGCGGATTTCAGCGTTTTTTGGTGATCTTGGTTTTGACGTTGTCGAAGGGCCTGAGATTGAGGACGATTATCACAACTTCGAAGCCTTGAATATTCCTTCGCATCACCCTGCACGCGCAATGCATGACACTTTTTATATCAGTGAACATACCGTTTTGCGGACCCATACATCGCCAGTTCAAGTGCGTACAATGGAATCTCAGGAGCCGCCGATTCGTGTTATTTGCCCCGGTCGTGTTTATCGCTGTGATTCTGATCTGACACATACACCGATGTTCCATCAGGTTGAAGGCCTGCTCATTGATAAAGATGTGAGCTTTGCAGATCTGAAAGGTACCGTGCAAGAATTCCTTAAAGTCTTTTTTGAAAAAGACTTGGCCGTTCGTTTTCGCCCATCGTATTTCCCGTTTACAGAGCCATCTGCTGAAGTCGATATTCAGTGTGTTATGTGTGGTGGTGATGGCTGTCGTGTTTGTAGTCATACCGGTTGGTTGGAAATTATGGGCTGTGGCATTGTTCATCCTAGCGTACTCGAACATTCCAATATTGATGGCGAAAAATATACCGGAATGGCTTTTGGTATCGGGGTAGAGCGCATGGCAATGTTGCGTTACGGCGTCAATGATCTTCGTTTGTTTTTCGAGAATGATCTGCGTTTTCTTGGGCAATTTGCCTGA
- the rplT gene encoding 50S ribosomal protein L20 — protein MARVKRGVVAXRRHKKVLKQAKGYYGARSRVFRVAKQAVIKAGQYAYRDRRQRKRQFRSLWITRINAASRANGISYSQFINGLKKANITLDRRVLADVAVHDKEAFAAIVSKAKEALA, from the coding sequence ATGGCTCGTGTAAAACGTGGTGTAGTTGCCNGCCGTCGTCACAAGAAAGTTCTTAAGCAAGCAAAAGGTTATTACGGAGCGCGTTCACGTGTGTTCCGCGTAGCTAAGCAAGCAGTTATCAAAGCAGGTCAGTACGCATACCGTGACCGTCGTCAACGTAAGCGTCAGTTCCGTTCTTTGTGGATCACTCGTATCAATGCTGCCAGCCGTGCTAACGGTATCAGCTACAGCCAATTCATCAACGGTCTGAAAAAAGCGAACATTACGCTTGATCGCCGTGTGTTGGCTGATGTTGCTGTTCACGATAAAGAAGCCTTTGCTGCGATCGTATCAAAAGCAAAAGAAGCTTTGGCTTAA
- the rpmI gene encoding 50S ribosomal protein L35: MPKMKVHSGAAKRFKKTGSGYKRKSAHKSHILTKMTTKRKRQLRGTSMVHKADQILVDRLLRN, translated from the coding sequence ATGCCAAAAATGAAAGTACACAGTGGTGCTGCAAAGCGCTTCAAGAAAACTGGTTCTGGCTACAAGCGTAAAAGCGCCCACAAAAGCCACATCCTCACCAAGATGACGACTAAGCGTAAGCGTCAGTTGCGTGGTACCAGCATGGTACACAAAGCTGATCAAATCCTGGTCGATCGTTTGTTACGTAACTAA